In Asterias amurensis chromosome 4, ASM3211899v1, one genomic interval encodes:
- the LOC139936141 gene encoding kelch-like protein 18 produces MMDFDELDTSCNADFIVHRAHEHYSTQALRLMQELRQAHKLCDIRLQVGGQVIVGHRVVLAAFSRYFYAMFTGDMLEASQSEVVMKQVDARSVEMLVEYAYTGILEIHIDTVQSLLDTAAMLQLTDVQTACSEFLKRQLHPANCLGIRNFADAHTCTDLVEASGKFAERHFTEVANEEEFLQLPKPQLAELLQCEDLNVSSEEEVYNAIMRWVYHDKEERKNDIAELLQAIRMPLLSPRFLVDIVEAEDLIKQDIKCRDLLDEAKNYHMLPDRRTRMQQERIKPRRSTVGSIYCVGGMDSTGHSLSSVERYNLSNGRVSIEASMNSPRSGVGVAVLEGKLYSVGGYDGSQYMNTVECLDPSTRRWHRVASMLHVRRYHSVIALDRQLYAVGGYDSSTVLDSVETYDPRTNRWWRVGSLDTKRRHIGVAAMGNYLYAVGGSDGTSYLKSTEKYDPRLNQWIPVDSMHSRRGGVGVAALGGRLYAMGGYDGQSNLNTLERYYPEEDRWTFLAPMAQCRSGHGCVVVGDLMYAIGGHDGVQYLNTVEVFDTQLGEWHSQGPMGTCRAVAGVAVLNNIPCTNV; encoded by the exons ATGATGGATTTTGATGAGCTGGACACCAGCTGTAATGCCGACTTCATCGTCCACCGTGCCCACGAGCATTACAGTACCCAAGCCTTACGCCTCATGCAGGAGCTTCGGCAGGCCCATAAGCTCTGCGACATCAGGCTTCAGGTCGGGGGTCAGGTCATCGTGGGTCACCGCGTCGTCCTAGCGGCGTTCAGCCGTTACTTCTACGCGATGTTTACCGGGGACATGCTGGAGGCTAGCCAGTCAGAGGTGGTCATGAAACAAGTGGATGCCAGATCGGTGGAGATGCTTGTGGAATACGCTTACACAG GTATTTTAGAAATCCACATCGACACGGTTCAGTCCCTTCTTGATACAGCGGCCATGCTTCAGCTGACCGATGTGCAAACAGCATGCTCTGAGTTCCTGAAGAGACAACTTCATCCAGCCAACTGTCTCG GAATTCGCAACTTTGCCGATGCCCATACTTGCACCGACCTCGTCGAAGCATCAGGGAAGTTCGCCGAGCGGCACTTCACCGAGGTCGCCAACGAGGAAGAATTCCTCCAGCTCCCCAAACCCCAGCTTGCCGAGCTCCTCCAGTGCGAAGATCTCAACGTCAGCAGCGAGGAAGAAGTCTACAACGCCATCATGAGATGGGTGTACCACGACAAAGAGGAACGCAAGAACGATATCGCCGAGTTGCTGCAGGCGATACGAATGCCGTTACTCTCCCCGCGATTCCTAGTGGACATTGTAGAGGCTGAAGACCTCATTAAGCAAGACATTAAGTGTAGGGATCTTCTGGATGAGGCCAAGAATTACCACATGTTGCCTGATCGGAGGACCCGGATGCAGCAGGAGAGGATCAAACCTCGTCGTTCCACTGTGG GCTCTATTTATTGTGTAGGAGGAATGGACAGCACCGGCCATTCCTTGAGTAGCGTTGAGCGTTACAACCTGAGCAATGGTAGAGTCAGCATCGAGGCTAGTATGAATTCACCTAGGAGTGGGGTAGGCGTGGCCGTACTGGAAGGCAAATTGTATTCAGTGG GTGGCTACGACGGCAGTCAATACATGAACACGGTAGAGTGTTTAGATCCGTCCACACGGCGCTGGCATCGTGTGGCCTCCATGCTTCATGTCCGACGTTATCATTCAGTCATAGCACTCGACAGACAGCTCTATGCCGTAGGGGGATACGACAGCTCCACCGTGCTGGACTCGGTGGAGACGTACGACCCGAGAACAAATCGCTGGT GGAGAGTTGGTAGTCTTGACACCAAGAGGCGGCATATAGGCGTGGCAGCCATGGGGAACTACTTGTACGCAGTCGGAGGCAGTGATGGGACGTCGTATCTCAAGAGCACAGAGAAGTACGACCCAAGGTTAAATCAG TGGATTCCAGTAGATAGCATGCATTCCAGACGAGGAGGGGTGGGCGTGGCAGCCTTAGGTGGCAGGTTGTATGCTATGGGTGGCTATGACGGACAATCTAACCTAAACACACTGGAAAGATACTACCCCGAAGAAGACAG ATGGACATTCCTAGCGCCGATGGCCCAGTGCCGATCGGGCCACGGCTGCGTCGTCGTCGGTGACCTCATGTACGCCATCGGAGGTCATGACGGAGTCCAGTACCTCAACACCGTGGAAGTATTCGATACCCAGCTAGGGGAGTGGCACTCTCAAGGTCCCATGGGGACGTGTCGAGCCGTTGCGGGTGTGGCTGTGTTGAACAACATTCCCTGCACAAATGTCTAA